The Agromyces hippuratus genome has a window encoding:
- a CDS encoding phosphate ABC transporter substrate-binding protein PstS, with protein sequence MNLKRLGVPAVIAVTAAIALSSCATNEGGAAPSESASTLSGNLVGAGASSQDAAQQSWIAGFQTANPDVTVDYDPSGSGAGRETFLEGASDFAGSDRAFKDEELAAGGFKKCAPDSTIVELPLYISPIAVIFNVEGVDSLDLDAATVAGIFAGTITNWNDPAIAATNPDATLPDLAITPVHRSDDSGTTENFTEYLGAAAADVWTWEADGVWPFEGGEAAQGTSGLVDAVTNGNGTIGYADASRAGDLGTVAIKVGDEFVPYSPEAAAAIVDHSPFAEGRAEGDLAIDIDRTSEEAGVYPIVLVSYLIACGQYEDPANVDLVKGYLSYIASPEGQDTAAADAGSAPISDSLREQITAAIDSIQ encoded by the coding sequence GTGAACCTCAAGCGTCTCGGCGTGCCCGCCGTCATCGCCGTCACCGCGGCGATCGCGCTCAGCTCCTGTGCCACGAACGAAGGCGGCGCAGCTCCGTCGGAGTCGGCATCGACGCTCTCGGGCAACCTCGTCGGCGCGGGCGCATCCTCACAGGATGCGGCCCAGCAGTCGTGGATCGCCGGTTTCCAGACCGCGAACCCCGACGTCACCGTCGACTACGACCCCTCCGGATCGGGTGCAGGTCGCGAGACCTTCCTCGAGGGCGCCAGCGACTTCGCCGGCTCCGACCGCGCCTTCAAGGACGAGGAGCTCGCCGCGGGCGGCTTCAAGAAGTGCGCCCCCGACTCGACCATCGTCGAGCTGCCCCTCTACATCTCGCCGATCGCGGTCATCTTCAACGTCGAGGGCGTCGACTCGCTCGACCTCGACGCGGCGACCGTCGCTGGCATCTTCGCCGGCACGATCACCAACTGGAACGACCCGGCGATCGCCGCGACGAACCCCGACGCGACGCTCCCCGACCTCGCCATCACGCCCGTGCACCGCTCGGACGACTCGGGCACCACCGAGAACTTCACCGAGTACCTCGGCGCAGCAGCAGCCGACGTGTGGACCTGGGAAGCCGACGGCGTCTGGCCGTTCGAGGGCGGCGAAGCCGCTCAGGGCACCTCGGGCCTCGTCGACGCCGTGACCAACGGCAACGGCACCATCGGCTACGCCGACGCCTCGCGCGCCGGTGACCTCGGTACCGTCGCGATCAAGGTCGGCGACGAGTTCGTGCCGTACTCCCCCGAGGCTGCTGCCGCGATCGTCGACCACTCGCCGTTCGCCGAAGGCCGCGCCGAGGGCGACCTCGCCATCGACATCGACCGCACCTCGGAAGAGGCCGGCGTCTACCCGATCGTGCTCGTGAGCTACCTCATCGCGTGCGGCCAGTACGAGGACCCGGCGAACGTCGACCTCGTCAAGGGCTACCTCTCGTACATCGCGAGCCCCGAGGGCCAGGACACCGCAGCGGCCGACGCCGGTTCGGCTCCGATCTCGGACTCGCTCCGCGAGCAGATCACGGCTGCGATCGACTCGATCCAGTAG
- the pstC gene encoding phosphate ABC transporter permease subunit PstC, which produces MTSAPAPIKAKLRIGDLVFSRSAVFAGSMILVTLAAVAIFLIVQSIPAVVATTEDASILKTNFWDYVGPLVFGTVWAAALALLVALPISIGIALFISHYAPRRLASVLGYVVDLLAAVPSVVFGLWGIGVFAPALVDAYAWLNEYLGWIPLFSGTPSATGRTILTAALVLAVMVLPIMTAICREVFLQTPVLHEEAALALGATRWEMIRTAVLPFGRSGIISASVLGLGRALGETMAVAMVLSASPVITFQLLTSVNPNTIAANIALSFPEAYGLNVNVLIATGLILFVVTFAVNAFARWIVSRRKEFSGAN; this is translated from the coding sequence ATGACGTCCGCACCGGCCCCGATCAAGGCGAAGCTCCGCATCGGCGACCTCGTCTTCTCCCGCTCGGCGGTGTTCGCGGGGTCCATGATCCTCGTCACGCTCGCAGCAGTGGCCATCTTCCTCATCGTGCAGAGCATCCCCGCGGTGGTGGCCACGACCGAAGACGCCTCCATCCTCAAGACGAACTTCTGGGACTACGTCGGTCCGCTCGTCTTCGGCACGGTCTGGGCGGCCGCCCTCGCGCTCCTCGTCGCCCTGCCGATCTCCATCGGCATCGCGCTCTTCATCTCGCACTACGCACCGCGTCGGCTCGCCTCGGTGCTCGGCTACGTCGTCGACCTCCTCGCCGCGGTGCCGTCGGTCGTCTTCGGCCTGTGGGGCATCGGCGTCTTCGCTCCGGCGCTCGTCGATGCCTACGCCTGGCTGAACGAGTACCTCGGCTGGATCCCCCTCTTCAGCGGCACCCCCTCGGCCACGGGTCGCACGATCCTGACGGCGGCCCTGGTGCTCGCCGTCATGGTGCTGCCGATCATGACCGCGATCTGCCGCGAGGTGTTCCTGCAGACTCCGGTGCTGCACGAGGAGGCGGCTCTCGCGCTCGGGGCCACGCGGTGGGAGATGATCCGCACCGCGGTGCTGCCCTTCGGCCGCTCCGGCATCATCTCCGCCTCGGTGCTCGGCCTCGGCCGTGCGCTCGGCGAGACGATGGCCGTCGCGATGGTGCTCTCCGCCTCGCCGGTGATCACGTTCCAGCTGCTGACCTCGGTCAACCCGAACACGATCGCGGCCAACATCGCCCTCAGCTTCCCCGAGGCGTACGGACTGAACGTCAACGTCCTGATCGCCACCGGCCTCATCCTCTTCGTCGTGACCTTCGCGGTCAACGCCTTCGCGCGCTGGATCGTCAGCCGCCGCAAGGAATTCTCGGGAGCCAACTGA
- a CDS encoding RNA degradosome polyphosphate kinase yields the protein MTADSILDDRTSSDFDDDFEPFDLEGAPELETERYLDRELSWLAFNQRVLELAEDPRVPVLERANFLAIFASNLDEFFMVRVAGLKRRIVTGLAVPTNVGRSPLDVLSDISAKAHELQERHAAAYQQLVKPTLAESGIRIITWAELGDVEREHLRDYFSKQIFPVLMPLAVDPAHPFPYISGLSLNLSVRVRNSRTGRQEFARVKVPQMLPRFVRVDPGESIEDAGYITLEDLIANHLGDLFPGMEIVEHHVFRVTRNEDVEIEEDETENLIKALEKELLRRRFGPPIRLEITDDMDEVTLGLLVRELDVTEQEVFRLPAPLDLGGLFDLSRLDRPELHYPTHVPTTALQLQPSDSNLRADVFTAISRQDVLLHHPYESFATSVQAFLEQAAADPDVLAIKQTLYRTSGDSPIVEALIDAAESGKQVLALVEIKARFDEQANISWARKLEKAGVHVVYGLVGLKTHCKLALVIRQEKGGLRHYSHIGTGNYNPKTSRIYEDLGLLTADDQVGKDLTRLFNELSGYAIEKKFKRLLVAPLHLRKGLLKLIAGEIANAEAGRPAGIRIKMNSIVDEAIIDALYRASNAGVPVEVWVRGICSLRPGIPGLSEHITVRSILGRYLEHSRIFSFLNDGDPQVYIGSADMMHRNLDRRVEALVRLADPSHLTEIDALFDLAMAETTSSWWLDGTGEWIRHATDEAGHPLDDMQNRLMQQIGQRTRSGQRPRSGSRR from the coding sequence ATGACCGCCGACAGCATCCTCGACGACCGCACGTCGAGCGACTTCGACGACGACTTCGAGCCGTTCGACCTCGAAGGCGCACCCGAACTCGAAACCGAACGCTATCTCGACCGCGAACTCAGCTGGCTCGCGTTCAACCAGCGGGTGCTCGAGCTCGCCGAAGACCCTCGGGTGCCCGTGCTCGAACGGGCGAACTTCCTCGCGATCTTCGCGTCGAACCTCGACGAGTTCTTCATGGTGCGGGTCGCCGGGCTGAAGCGGCGCATCGTCACGGGCCTCGCCGTGCCCACGAACGTCGGCCGCTCGCCGCTCGACGTGCTGAGCGACATCTCGGCGAAGGCGCACGAACTGCAGGAGCGGCATGCCGCCGCCTACCAGCAGCTCGTCAAGCCCACGCTCGCCGAATCCGGCATCCGCATCATCACCTGGGCCGAGCTCGGCGACGTCGAGCGCGAACACCTGCGCGACTACTTCTCGAAGCAGATCTTCCCCGTGCTGATGCCGCTCGCGGTCGACCCCGCCCACCCGTTCCCCTACATCTCCGGCCTGTCCCTGAACCTCTCGGTGCGTGTGCGCAACAGCCGCACCGGCCGACAGGAGTTCGCCCGCGTCAAGGTGCCGCAGATGCTGCCGCGGTTCGTGCGCGTCGACCCCGGGGAGTCCATCGAAGACGCCGGGTACATCACCCTCGAAGACCTCATCGCCAACCACCTCGGCGACCTCTTCCCCGGCATGGAGATCGTGGAGCACCACGTGTTCCGCGTCACGCGCAACGAAGACGTCGAGATCGAGGAGGACGAGACCGAGAACCTGATCAAGGCGCTCGAGAAGGAGCTGCTGCGCCGCAGGTTCGGCCCGCCCATCCGCCTCGAGATCACCGACGACATGGACGAGGTGACGCTCGGGCTCCTCGTGCGCGAGCTCGACGTCACCGAGCAGGAGGTGTTCCGCCTGCCCGCGCCGCTCGACCTCGGCGGCCTGTTCGACCTCTCGCGCCTCGACCGCCCCGAGCTGCACTACCCGACGCACGTGCCGACGACCGCGCTGCAACTGCAGCCGAGCGACTCGAACCTTCGGGCCGACGTGTTCACGGCGATCTCGCGCCAAGACGTGCTGCTGCACCACCCCTACGAATCGTTCGCCACGAGCGTGCAGGCCTTCCTCGAGCAGGCTGCAGCAGACCCCGACGTGCTCGCGATCAAGCAGACCCTCTACCGCACCTCGGGCGACAGCCCCATCGTCGAGGCGCTCATCGACGCGGCCGAGTCGGGCAAGCAGGTGCTCGCCCTCGTCGAGATCAAGGCGCGCTTCGACGAGCAGGCGAACATCTCGTGGGCGCGCAAGCTCGAGAAGGCCGGCGTGCACGTCGTCTACGGCCTCGTCGGGCTGAAGACGCACTGCAAGCTCGCCCTCGTGATCCGTCAGGAGAAGGGGGGCCTGCGCCACTACAGCCACATCGGCACGGGCAACTACAACCCGAAGACGAGCCGCATCTACGAGGACCTGGGCCTGCTCACGGCCGACGATCAGGTCGGCAAAGACCTGACCCGGCTCTTCAACGAGCTCTCGGGCTACGCGATCGAGAAGAAGTTCAAGCGACTCCTCGTGGCCCCGCTGCACCTGCGCAAGGGCCTCCTGAAGCTCATCGCGGGCGAGATCGCCAATGCCGAAGCGGGCCGGCCCGCCGGCATCCGCATCAAGATGAACTCCATCGTCGACGAGGCGATCATCGACGCGCTCTACCGGGCGTCCAACGCGGGCGTGCCGGTCGAGGTGTGGGTGCGCGGCATCTGCAGCCTCCGCCCCGGCATCCCCGGCCTCAGCGAGCACATCACGGTGCGGTCGATCCTGGGCCGCTACCTCGAGCACTCGCGCATCTTCTCGTTCTTGAACGACGGCGACCCGCAGGTCTACATCGGCTCGGCCGACATGATGCACCGCAACCTCGACCGTCGGGTCGAGGCGCTCGTGCGCCTCGCCGATCCGAGCCATCTGACCGAGATCGACGCACTCTTCGACCTCGCGATGGCCGAGACGACGAGCTCGTGGTGGCTCGACGGCACGGGCGAATGGATCCGCCACGCGACCGACGAGGCGGGGCATCCGCTCGACGACATGCAGAATAGGCTCATGCAGCAGATCGGCCAGCGCACCCGCTCAGGGCAGCGCCCACGATCGGGTTCCAGGCGGTGA
- the ygfZ gene encoding CAF17-like 4Fe-4S cluster assembly/insertion protein YgfZ: MTESPFLALPGAVASAAEGVDAGVAGHYGNPIVEQRHLERGDAIVDLSNRGVVTVAGPDRLSWLHSMASQALARLQPGEGTEALLLDASGRVEHAAHVIDDGETTWLIVEGDEAVAVAAFLDRMRFMLRVEVADASGDVAVLGAMSSSALDAATPAYAPAGVALDWVDPWAHPRPGGHQYAHDAGHPASEWHWIERIVPRTALAEAAAAVRAGSVDAAGSMAAEALRVAAWRPRLATEVDDRTIPHELDWLRSAVDLGKGCYKGQETVAKVLNLGRPPRRLVLLHLDGSDTVLPAPGDEVVGEKARPEPAAGEAPERKVVGRITTAVMHHELGPVALAVVKRAVPADLPLIVLSHGTEVAAAQVEIVPADAGAAVEVPRLPRLGVHKG, encoded by the coding sequence ATGACCGAATCCCCGTTCCTCGCACTCCCGGGTGCCGTCGCGTCCGCAGCCGAGGGCGTCGACGCCGGCGTCGCCGGCCACTACGGCAACCCCATCGTCGAGCAGCGCCACCTCGAGCGCGGCGACGCGATCGTCGACCTGTCGAACCGCGGCGTCGTGACCGTCGCGGGCCCCGACCGGCTGTCGTGGTTGCACTCCATGGCGAGCCAGGCGCTCGCGCGTCTGCAACCGGGCGAGGGCACCGAAGCGCTGCTGCTCGACGCATCGGGCAGGGTCGAGCACGCCGCCCACGTGATCGACGACGGCGAGACGACCTGGCTCATCGTCGAGGGTGACGAGGCCGTCGCCGTCGCCGCCTTCCTCGATCGCATGCGCTTCATGCTGCGCGTCGAGGTCGCCGATGCGAGCGGCGACGTCGCCGTGCTCGGCGCCATGTCGTCCTCGGCGCTCGACGCCGCGACCCCGGCATACGCTCCGGCAGGCGTGGCGCTCGACTGGGTCGACCCGTGGGCGCACCCCCGCCCCGGCGGCCACCAGTACGCCCACGACGCCGGCCACCCGGCATCCGAATGGCACTGGATCGAACGCATCGTGCCGCGCACCGCGCTCGCCGAAGCGGCCGCGGCCGTGCGCGCCGGCTCCGTCGACGCTGCAGGCTCCATGGCAGCCGAGGCGCTGCGCGTCGCCGCGTGGCGCCCCCGGCTCGCGACCGAGGTCGACGACCGCACCATCCCGCACGAACTCGACTGGCTGCGCAGCGCCGTCGATCTCGGCAAGGGCTGCTACAAGGGCCAGGAGACGGTCGCCAAGGTGCTGAACCTCGGTCGCCCCCCGCGCAGGCTCGTGCTGCTGCACCTCGACGGCAGCGACACCGTGCTGCCGGCGCCGGGCGACGAGGTCGTCGGAGAGAAGGCGCGACCCGAGCCCGCAGCGGGTGAAGCGCCCGAGCGCAAGGTCGTCGGCCGCATCACCACCGCGGTGATGCACCACGAACTCGGCCCGGTCGCGCTCGCGGTCGTGAAGCGTGCGGTGCCTGCCGACCTGCCGCTCATCGTGCTGAGCCACGGCACCGAGGTCGCCGCCGCCCAGGTCGAGATCGTGCCGGCCGATGCCGGAGCCGCGGTCGAGGTGCCGCGGCTTCCTCGACTCGGAGTGCACAAGGGGTAG
- a CDS encoding nitrobindin family protein, whose amino-acid sequence MIELPVDLPAELVPLSWLLGVWEGSGVVDYAVGDESVTHEFGQRVSFSHDGLPHLNYTSYTWLFPAEEGGEPTPLVTETGYWRLARALGDGDQGPAMLPARGESRYTDADSVETLRNADGGFDVEVSLVHPGGVSELYLGQVKGPRIDLATDAVMRGSGAKDYSAATRLYGLVDGHLLWAWDIAALGQDLRTHASARLAKVD is encoded by the coding sequence ATGATCGAGCTGCCCGTCGACCTTCCGGCAGAACTCGTGCCGCTCTCCTGGCTCCTCGGCGTCTGGGAGGGATCGGGCGTCGTCGACTACGCGGTCGGCGACGAGTCGGTCACCCACGAGTTCGGTCAGCGCGTCAGCTTCAGCCACGACGGCCTGCCGCATCTGAACTACACCTCGTACACCTGGCTGTTCCCCGCCGAGGAAGGCGGGGAGCCGACCCCGCTCGTCACCGAGACGGGATACTGGCGCCTCGCCCGAGCACTCGGCGATGGCGACCAGGGCCCGGCGATGCTGCCCGCGCGCGGCGAGTCCCGGTACACCGACGCCGATTCGGTCGAGACGCTGCGCAACGCCGACGGCGGGTTCGACGTCGAGGTGTCGCTCGTGCATCCGGGCGGTGTCAGCGAGCTCTACCTCGGCCAGGTCAAGGGGCCGCGCATCGACCTCGCGACCGATGCGGTCATGCGCGGGAGCGGTGCGAAGGACTACTCCGCGGCGACCCGCCTCTACGGCCTCGTCGACGGACACCTGCTCTGGGCGTGGGACATCGCCGCCCTCGGCCAAGACCTGCGCACTCACGCGTCGGCCAGACTCGCGAAGGTCGACTGA
- a CDS encoding aminodeoxychorismate lyase yields MPETVTLLIEPAPADALDVDVASTLRDVDAAAPALRVGELSTQRGDGIFETIGVVDGHAQETGPHLARLRNSALICELPEPNLAQWQAAIDTAVARLPQRGEFAIKLVLSRGVEHGPAPTAWLHAVPAADFTAVRERGITVVTLDRGYAHDAAERAPWLLLGAKTLSYATNMAALREAHRRGADDTIFVSSDDYVMEGPTSSVILRHGEVFSTPAPSGAILHGTTQQSLFEHLESTGRSTRYRDIPTAELATADAIWLVSSVRLAAGVTRLDGASVAYDAAETRAFNDYLRSPRD; encoded by the coding sequence ATGCCCGAGACCGTCACGCTCCTCATCGAACCCGCTCCCGCCGACGCACTCGACGTCGACGTCGCCTCGACGCTGCGCGACGTCGATGCGGCGGCGCCCGCACTGCGCGTGGGGGAGCTGTCGACGCAACGGGGCGACGGCATCTTCGAGACCATCGGCGTCGTCGACGGTCACGCTCAGGAGACCGGGCCGCACCTCGCGCGCCTGCGCAACTCGGCGCTCATCTGCGAGCTGCCCGAGCCGAACCTCGCCCAGTGGCAGGCTGCGATCGATACGGCGGTCGCTCGGCTCCCGCAGCGCGGCGAGTTCGCGATCAAGCTCGTGCTGAGCAGAGGCGTCGAGCACGGCCCCGCCCCCACCGCGTGGCTGCACGCCGTGCCCGCGGCCGACTTCACCGCGGTGCGCGAACGCGGCATCACCGTCGTCACCCTCGATCGCGGCTACGCGCACGACGCAGCGGAACGCGCGCCGTGGCTGCTGCTCGGTGCGAAGACTCTGAGCTACGCCACGAACATGGCGGCCCTGCGGGAGGCGCACCGCCGCGGCGCCGACGACACGATCTTCGTCTCCTCCGACGACTACGTCATGGAGGGCCCGACGTCGAGCGTGATCCTCCGGCACGGCGAGGTCTTCTCGACGCCTGCTCCGTCCGGAGCGATCCTGCACGGCACCACGCAGCAGAGCCTCTTCGAGCACCTCGAGTCGACGGGGCGCAGCACGCGGTACCGCGACATCCCGACCGCGGAGCTCGCGACCGCCGACGCGATCTGGCTGGTCTCGAGTGTGCGGCTCGCTGCCGGAGTGACGCGGCTCGACGGGGCATCCGTCGCCTACGACGCCGCCGAGACGCGCGCGTTCAACGACTACCTGCGCTCGCCGCGCGACTGA
- a CDS encoding response regulator transcription factor: MAQLLILSPAANDDVLPALSLLTHRTRVIPASPEQLVRAPESDLVFLDARTNLAGAKALSQILRTTGLSVPLVLIVTEGGLTAVTPDWGIDDVVLEHAGPAELDARIRLAIGRSQSSQPSERIQTSGVVIDEASYSAKVHGRTLDLTYKEFELLRFLAAHPSRVFTREQLLSEVWGYDYFGGTRTVDVHVRRLRAKLGDLDSLIGTVRNVGYRFNVHEDDEDAPVTAR, encoded by the coding sequence GTGGCGCAGCTGCTGATCTTGTCGCCGGCAGCAAACGATGACGTTCTTCCGGCTCTGTCACTCCTGACTCACCGAACCCGGGTCATTCCCGCTTCGCCTGAGCAGCTGGTCAGAGCGCCGGAATCCGATCTCGTCTTCCTCGATGCCCGCACCAATCTGGCCGGCGCGAAGGCGCTCTCGCAGATCCTCCGCACGACCGGCCTCTCGGTGCCGCTCGTGCTCATCGTCACCGAAGGCGGGCTCACGGCCGTCACGCCCGACTGGGGCATCGACGACGTCGTGCTCGAACACGCCGGGCCGGCAGAGCTCGACGCCCGCATCCGGCTCGCGATCGGGCGGTCGCAGTCGTCGCAGCCGAGCGAGCGCATCCAGACCTCGGGCGTCGTGATCGACGAGGCGAGCTACTCGGCGAAGGTGCACGGGCGCACGCTCGACCTCACCTACAAGGAGTTCGAGCTGCTCCGCTTCCTCGCGGCCCACCCCTCGCGCGTCTTCACCCGCGAGCAGCTGCTCAGCGAGGTGTGGGGCTACGACTACTTCGGCGGCACCCGCACCGTCGACGTGCACGTGCGACGGCTCCGGGCCAAGCTCGGCGACCTCGACAGCCTCATCGGCACGGTGCGCAATGTCGGCTATCGCTTCAACGTCCACGAAGACGACGAGGACGCCCCCGTCACCGCCCGTTGA
- the pstA gene encoding phosphate ABC transporter permease PstA, translating to MTIQTTQAPETGVAIANSLTAGRLPKSAPWTILVAAVAVSAAVFAVVSFGSGSGYNWGGALFIGALLYIPAIWLFSTLVEGRRRAMDRLVTALVTGAFLLAMIPLVSLGITVVSLGAARFDADFFSMSMRNVTGEGGGIVHAIVGTLLMTGAAAVISIPIGLMTSIYLVEYGRGRLARGVTFLVDVMTGIPSIVAGLFAYSLFAIFLGPGTRTGIAGAVALSLLMIPVVVRSSEEMLRLVPNELREAAFALGVPKWLTIVKVVLPTSIAGITTGIMLAIARVIGETAPLLIAAGFTASVNYNLFDGRMQSLPVFVYTQYANQGNPPQAYLDRAWAAALTLILIVMALNLIARLVARFFAPKFGR from the coding sequence ATGACCATCCAGACCACTCAGGCTCCCGAGACCGGCGTCGCCATCGCCAACTCGCTGACCGCCGGACGGCTCCCGAAGTCGGCGCCGTGGACGATCCTCGTCGCCGCCGTCGCCGTCTCCGCCGCGGTGTTCGCCGTCGTCTCGTTCGGTTCCGGCTCCGGCTACAACTGGGGCGGGGCGCTGTTCATCGGCGCGCTCCTCTACATCCCGGCCATCTGGCTGTTCTCGACGCTCGTCGAGGGGCGCCGCCGGGCGATGGACCGCCTCGTGACGGCGCTCGTGACGGGCGCCTTCCTGCTCGCGATGATCCCGCTCGTCTCGCTCGGCATCACGGTCGTCAGCCTCGGTGCCGCCCGTTTCGACGCCGACTTCTTCTCGATGTCGATGCGCAACGTCACGGGCGAGGGCGGCGGCATCGTGCACGCGATCGTCGGCACCCTGCTCATGACGGGCGCCGCGGCGGTCATCTCGATCCCGATCGGCCTGATGACCTCGATCTACCTCGTGGAGTACGGGCGCGGCAGGCTCGCCCGCGGCGTCACCTTCCTCGTCGACGTCATGACCGGCATCCCGTCGATCGTCGCCGGCCTCTTCGCCTACTCGCTCTTCGCGATCTTCCTGGGCCCCGGCACCCGCACGGGCATCGCCGGCGCCGTGGCGCTCTCGCTCCTCATGATCCCCGTGGTCGTGCGATCGAGCGAGGAGATGCTCCGCCTCGTGCCGAACGAGCTCCGTGAAGCCGCCTTCGCGCTCGGCGTGCCGAAGTGGCTGACGATCGTCAAGGTCGTGCTGCCCACCTCGATCGCCGGCATCACGACGGGCATCATGCTCGCGATCGCCCGCGTCATCGGCGAGACGGCACCGCTCCTCATCGCCGCCGGGTTCACCGCGAGCGTGAACTACAACCTCTTCGACGGGCGCATGCAGTCGCTTCCCGTGTTCGTGTACACGCAGTATGCGAACCAGGGCAACCCGCCGCAGGCGTACCTCGACCGTGCCTGGGCCGCCGCCCTCACCCTCATCCTCATCGTCATGGCGCTGAACCTCATCGCGAGGCTCGTCGCCCGATTCTTCGCGCCGAAGTTCGGCCGCTGA
- a CDS encoding NUDIX hydrolase — translation MTTAIYAAGAVCWRLIDGKVHVLVIHRTVYGDVTIPKGKVDPGESLPQTAVREIEEETGLSVALGVPLGVSRYPLPSGREKIVHYWAAEVSDRAVQRSTFKPNAEVAALEWVTIKRARTYLSYEPDVEILDAFATLVDQGVTSTFALSVVRHGKAVGRSSWAGDDATRPLTERGVEQAAGLVATLGAWAPKRIVSSPAVRCVTTVTPLAAAAGLEIKRDAGISQDAWEAGEDEVRRVVGKRVRAGRSAIICSHGPVLPEIMREVALATGTPLGSYVTDAAGLETGAFSVVHLSATSPGSGIIAIETHAPRA, via the coding sequence GTGACGACGGCGATCTACGCCGCCGGGGCCGTCTGCTGGCGCCTCATCGACGGCAAGGTGCACGTGCTGGTGATCCACCGCACCGTCTACGGCGACGTCACGATCCCCAAGGGCAAGGTCGACCCGGGCGAGTCCCTGCCGCAGACCGCCGTGCGCGAGATCGAGGAGGAGACCGGGCTGTCGGTCGCGCTCGGCGTGCCGCTCGGAGTCTCCCGCTATCCGCTGCCGAGCGGCCGCGAGAAGATCGTGCACTACTGGGCCGCCGAGGTGAGCGATCGGGCCGTGCAGCGCTCGACCTTCAAACCCAACGCCGAGGTGGCCGCGCTCGAGTGGGTCACCATCAAGCGTGCGCGCACCTATCTGAGCTACGAGCCCGACGTCGAGATCCTCGACGCCTTCGCGACGCTCGTCGACCAAGGGGTCACCTCGACCTTCGCGCTCTCCGTCGTGCGTCACGGCAAGGCCGTCGGCCGCTCGTCGTGGGCCGGTGACGACGCGACGCGGCCGCTCACCGAGCGGGGCGTCGAGCAGGCCGCGGGCCTCGTCGCGACGCTCGGCGCGTGGGCACCGAAGCGCATCGTGTCGAGTCCGGCAGTGCGCTGCGTGACGACGGTCACCCCGCTCGCCGCGGCTGCGGGCCTCGAGATCAAGCGCGACGCCGGCATCAGCCAAGACGCCTGGGAGGCCGGCGAAGACGAGGTCCGTCGAGTCGTCGGCAAGCGGGTGCGCGCCGGCAGGAGCGCGATCATCTGCAGCCACGGCCCGGTGCTGCCCGAGATCATGCGCGAGGTCGCCCTCGCCACCGGCACGCCGCTCGGCTCCTACGTGACGGATGCCGCGGGGCTCGAGACGGGCGCGTTCAGCGTCGTGCACCTCTCCGCCACGAGCCCCGGCTCGGGCATCATCGCGATCGAGACGCACGCGCCACGCGCCTGA
- the pstB gene encoding phosphate ABC transporter ATP-binding protein PstB yields MSKRIEVRDLNVYYSKFLAVEGVNLAIEPRSVTAFIGPSGCGKSTFLRTLNRMHEVIPGARVEGEVLIDGNNLYDPDVDPVLVRRQVGMVFQRPNPFPTMSIKENVLAGVKLNNKRISKSDAEELVEKSLRGANLWNEVKDRLDRPGSGLSGGQQQRLCIARAIAVSPEVILMDEPCSALDPISTLAIEDLIEDLKQQYTIVIVTHNMQQASRVSDKTAFFNIAGTGKPGNLIEYDDTTTIFSNPSVQATEDYVSGRFG; encoded by the coding sequence GTGTCCAAGCGCATCGAGGTCCGTGACCTCAACGTCTACTACTCGAAGTTCCTCGCCGTCGAGGGCGTCAACCTCGCGATCGAGCCCCGCAGCGTCACGGCCTTCATCGGCCCCTCGGGCTGCGGCAAGTCGACCTTCCTCCGCACGCTGAACCGCATGCACGAGGTCATCCCCGGCGCCCGCGTCGAGGGCGAGGTGCTCATCGACGGCAACAACCTCTACGACCCCGACGTCGATCCGGTGCTCGTGCGCCGCCAGGTGGGCATGGTCTTCCAGCGACCGAACCCGTTCCCGACGATGTCGATCAAGGAGAACGTGCTCGCGGGCGTGAAGCTCAACAACAAGCGCATCTCGAAGTCCGACGCCGAAGAGCTGGTCGAGAAGTCGCTGCGCGGCGCAAACCTGTGGAACGAGGTCAAGGACCGCCTCGACCGCCCCGGATCCGGTCTCTCGGGCGGCCAGCAGCAGCGTCTCTGCATCGCCCGTGCGATCGCGGTCTCCCCCGAGGTCATCCTCATGGACGAGCCGTGCTCTGCACTCGACCCCATCTCGACCCTCGCGATCGAGGACCTCATCGAAGACCTGAAGCAGCAGTACACGATCGTGATCGTGACGCACAACATGCAGCAGGCCTCGCGCGTCAGCGACAAGACCGCGTTCTTCAACATCGCGGGCACGGGCAAGCCCGGCAACCTCATCGAGTACGACGACACCACGACGATCTTCTCGAACCCGTCGGTGCAGGCGACCGAGGACTACGTCTCCGGTCGCTTCGGCTGA